In a genomic window of Drosophila takahashii strain IR98-3 E-12201 chromosome 3L, DtakHiC1v2, whole genome shotgun sequence:
- the LOC108068497 gene encoding organic cation transporter protein-like, giving the protein MTSQKEGNGSSPSDAKSNGHADTEAATGGGDDDNSLDAILVRIGQFGRYQIINYVLLCVPMLFNAFFSISYVFTASTVVHRCNVPQCDNSTSVYDENWLNFTIPYKNSAIDACHRYAVNETEAPDPFLGYCAKDYFTTESETCGHDFKFRDEEKTISTEFGIYCEDEWKLSMVGTINNVGQFVGIPLGGFFADRFGRRTMLAVAGSLSALMGVIRSLSSSYSMFMVFEFLDMAVGSTLFPTAFLLAIELVGPKRRVAAATIITIFYALGEAFLGFLASQVQHWRWLLRVLYVPAVLQILFLWILPESVRWLLSQGAEEKAADVLRRAARINKRALPEEQVEELLASNRQKLSQANESQYPIMRAVRFFSLRIANCCLCWFTHTLIALGLSLNSVNLGGNKYTNFMLNGFIQIPGLLLPLVIMDRVGRRYSLCVSMLLCAICMGASAGVPEDNYAGSLILFLIGKLAITCSFQILYFFTSEIFPTNVRNSLLSLCSMVGRIGSMLAPQTPLLAKYYIYAPQILFATFALISGFLTLAFPETADKVLPTTMEEARDLNLAKRRDQGVEGQERGEEVAPKVSQ; this is encoded by the exons ATGACCAGCCAAAAGGAGGGAAACGGCAGCTCCCCGAGCGATGCCAAAAGCAATGGACACGCGGACACGGAGGCGGCGACGGGTGGCGGGGACGACGACAACTCTCTGGACGCAATTTTGGTGCGGATCGGCCAGTTCGGGCGCTATCAGATCATTAACTATGTTCTGCTCTGCGTTCCCATGCTCTTCAATGCTTTCTTCTCCATCTCCTATGTTTTCACGGCGAGCACAGTGGTTCACAG GTGCAACGTCCCACAGTGCGACAATTCCACTAGTGTGTACGATGAGAACTGGCTGAACTTCACCATTCCCTACAAGAACTCGGCCATCGATGCCTGCCATCGCTACGCTGTCAACGAGACTGAGGCCCCTGATCCATTCCTAGGATACTGCGCCAAGGATTATTTTACTACTGAATCGGAGACCTGCGGGCATGACTTCAAGTTCAGGGACGAGGAGAAGACTATATCAACGGAG TTCGGAATATACTGTGAGGACGAGTGGAAGCTTTCCATGGTGGGCACCATAAACAATGTGGGTCAGTTCGTCGGCATCCCACTTGGAGGATTCTTTGCGGATAG GTTCGGTCGTCGCACCATGCTGGCCGTTGCCGGTTCCCTGAGCGCCTTGATGGGCGTGATCCGTTCGCTGTCGAGCAGCTACTCCATGTTCATGGTTTTCGAGTTCCTGGACATGGCCGTGGGCAGCACCCTCTTCCCCACCGCCTTCCTGCTGGCCATCGAACTGGTGGGTCCCAAGCGGCGTGTGGCGGCGGCGACGATTATCACCATCTTCTACGCTCTGGGTGAGGCCTTCCTCGGATTCCTGGCCTCCCAGGTGCAGCACTGGCGCTGGCTGCTCCGAGTGCTCTACGTCCCAGCCGTGCTGCAGATCCTCTTTCTGTGGATCCTGCCGGAGAGTGTCCGATGGCTTCTGAGCCAGGGCGCCGAGGAGAAGGCCGCCGACGTTCTGCGACGAGCCGCACGGATCAATAAGCGAGCCCTGCCCGAGGAGCAAGTGGAGGAGCTGCTGGCCTCCAACCGACAGAAGCTCAGCCAGGCCAATGAGAGCCAGTACCCGATCATGAGAGCCGTGCGCTTCTTCTCGCTGCGGATCGCCAACTGTTGCCTTTGCTGGTTCACCCACACGCTGATCGCCCTGGGACTCAGCCTCAACTCGGTTAACCTGGGCGGCAACAAGTACACCAACTTTATGCTGAACGGCTTCATCCAGATCCCGGGCCTGCTGCTGCCCCTGGTCATCATGGATCGCGTTGGAAGGCGCTACTCGCTTTGCGTCTCAATGCTGCTCTGTGCCATCTGCATGGGCGCCTCTGCGGGAGTGCCAGAAG ataactACGCGGGTTCTCTGATCCTGTTCCTAATTGGAAAGCTGGCCATCACCTGTAGCTTTCAGATCCTGTACTTTTTTACGTCGGAGATCTTTCCTACCAACGTGCGGAACAGCCTGCTGTCTCTTTGCTCCATGGTGGGACGCATTGGCTCCATGTTGGCTCCTCAAACTCCTCTATTG GCCAAATACTACATTTACGCCCCGCAAATACTATTCGCTACCTTTGCTCTGATCAGCGGCTTCCTGACCCTAGCATTCCCCGAGACGGCGGACAAGGTGCTTCCAACGACCATGGAGGAAGCACGAGACTTGAATCTGGCCAAGCGCCGCGATCAGGGAGTCGAGGGGCAAGAGCGGGGGGAGGAAGTGGCGCCCAAGGTCTCCCAATAA
- the LOC108068454 gene encoding organic cation transporter 1-like isoform X1 translates to MFKLQPTLEAVQEKSETGPGAANPPKATEESQLDAIIVEIGQFGRFQIFNYILLCLPIICNAFYSISFVFTAGDVLHRCNITQCDGLDTSYDEAFLNFTTPQRHGNWDQCQHFSVRSDLVGDSSCNAGSFDVDQRVNCDAGFKLRNEDKTIASEFGIFCADKWKLSMVGTVNNIGQFVGIPLGGYLADRYGRKFILVVAGILSSFAGLARSHAPEYYSFLSLEFLDMAVGSTLFPTAFLLAVELVGPKHRVVAATVISLTYGLAEAFMGYLANYLRDWRVFLRVLYAPALLHLIFICLLPESVRWLLSQSKELDAKSTLRRVAQVNRKELSEQKLNDLIRSNRQLVAQSSASGGHYSIRQIFQALGCRTALCCFAWFTHTLIALGLSLNSTQLSGSKFENFSMTGFMQLPGILMATTLMNWIGRRWALSSCQFTCAALLLAVAATDEVYPLASSILYFLAKMTSTGSFMILYFFTSEIFPTNCRNSMLSFCSSVGRFGSMLAPQTTLLIVHYQYAPHLLFALFGFTCSGMSLFFPETTNKVLPTTLAEARALDKSIPRGKVSKSAA, encoded by the exons ATGTTCAAACTGCAGCCCACACTGGAGGCGGTTCAGGAGAAGTCCGAAACCGGACCGGGCGCTGCAAACCCACCCAAGGCGACCGAGGAGAGCCAGCTGGACGCTATCATCGTTGAGATCGGGCAGTTCGGTCGTTTTCAGATCTTCAACTACATTTTGCTCTGCTTGCCAATCATCTGCAACGCCTTCTACTCCATTTCCTTCGTATTCACAGCCGGTGATGTGCTCCACAG GTGCAACATCACTCAGTGCGATGGCTTGGACACCAGCTATGACGAAGCCTTCCTCAACTTTACCACCCCACAACGCCACGGGAACTGGGATCAGTGCCAGCACTTTTCCGTAAGATCGGATTTGGTGGGTGATTCGTCGTGCAACGCCGGCAGTTTCGATGTGGATCAGCGCGTCAACTGTGATGCGGGCTTTAAGTTGAGAAATGAGGATAAAACAATTGCTAGCGAG TTCGGCATCTTCTGTGCCGACAAATGGAAGCTATCGATGGTGGGCACAGTAAACAATATCGGGCAGTTTGTGGGCATTCCACTGGGTGGTTATCTAGCCGATCG ATATGGGCGAAAATTCATATTGGTCGTCGCAGGAATCCTCAGTTCCTTTGCAGGACTGGCTCGCTCCCACGCGCCGGAGTACTACAGCTTCCTGAGCCTGGAGTTCCTGGACATGGCGGTGGGCAGCACGCTTTTCCCCACTGCCTTTCTGCTGGCCGTGGAACTAGTGGGTCCAAAGCACCGCGTGGTCGCCGCCACTGTGATCAGTTTAACCTATGGTCTCGCGGAGGCCTTCATGGGATACCTGGCCAACTATCTGCGCGACTGGCGCGTCTTCCTACGGGTGCTTTATGCACCTGCTCTGTTGCACCTGATCTTTATCTGCCTGCTCCCCGAGAGCGTGCGATGGCTGCTCAGCCAGTCGAAGGAGCTGGACGCCAAGTCCACGCTGCGGAGGGTGGCGCAGGTGAACCGAAAGGAGCTGTCGGAGCAAAAGCTCAATGATCTGATACGCTCGAACCGCCAACTGGTGGCCCAGTCCTCCGCCTCCGGTGGCCACTACAGCATCCGCCAGATCTTCCAGGCCCTGGGCTGTCGCACCGCCCTGTGCTGCTTCGCGTGGTTCACGCACACCCTGATCGCACTGGGCCTGAGCCTGAACTCCACCCAACTAAGTGGCAGCAAATTCGAGAACTTCAGCATGACGGGGTTCATGCAGCTGCCTGGTATTCTGATGGCCACCACACTGATGAACTGGATTGGAAGACGTTGGGCGCTCAGCTCCTGCCAATTCACTTGTGCAGCCCTGCTCCTGGCAGTGGCTGCTACGGACGAAG TGTACCCTCTGGCCTCTTCGATTCTTTATTTCCTGGCAAAAATGACGTCCACGGGAAGCTTCATGATCCTGTACTTCTTCACTTCTGAGATCTTTCCCACGAACTGCAGGAACAGCATGCTCTCGTTTTGTTCCAGTGTGGGTCGCTTTGGCTCTATGCTGGCCCCCCAAACCACTCTTCTG ATCGTTCACTACCAGTATGCTCCCCACTTACTTTTTGCCCTATTCGGATTTACTTGTTCGGGGATGTCCTTGTTTTTCCCGGAGACAACCAACAAGGTACTGCCCACCACGCTGGCCGAAGCACGTGCCCTGGACAAGAGTATACCTAGGGGAAAAGTTTCGAAAAGTGCTGCCTAA
- the LOC108068454 gene encoding organic cation transporter 1-like isoform X2 — MAVGSTLFPTAFLLAVELVGPKHRVVAATVISLTYGLAEAFMGYLANYLRDWRVFLRVLYAPALLHLIFICLLPESVRWLLSQSKELDAKSTLRRVAQVNRKELSEQKLNDLIRSNRQLVAQSSASGGHYSIRQIFQALGCRTALCCFAWFTHTLIALGLSLNSTQLSGSKFENFSMTGFMQLPGILMATTLMNWIGRRWALSSCQFTCAALLLAVAATDEVYPLASSILYFLAKMTSTGSFMILYFFTSEIFPTNCRNSMLSFCSSVGRFGSMLAPQTTLLIVHYQYAPHLLFALFGFTCSGMSLFFPETTNKVLPTTLAEARALDKSIPRGKVSKSAA; from the exons ATGGCGGTGGGCAGCACGCTTTTCCCCACTGCCTTTCTGCTGGCCGTGGAACTAGTGGGTCCAAAGCACCGCGTGGTCGCCGCCACTGTGATCAGTTTAACCTATGGTCTCGCGGAGGCCTTCATGGGATACCTGGCCAACTATCTGCGCGACTGGCGCGTCTTCCTACGGGTGCTTTATGCACCTGCTCTGTTGCACCTGATCTTTATCTGCCTGCTCCCCGAGAGCGTGCGATGGCTGCTCAGCCAGTCGAAGGAGCTGGACGCCAAGTCCACGCTGCGGAGGGTGGCGCAGGTGAACCGAAAGGAGCTGTCGGAGCAAAAGCTCAATGATCTGATACGCTCGAACCGCCAACTGGTGGCCCAGTCCTCCGCCTCCGGTGGCCACTACAGCATCCGCCAGATCTTCCAGGCCCTGGGCTGTCGCACCGCCCTGTGCTGCTTCGCGTGGTTCACGCACACCCTGATCGCACTGGGCCTGAGCCTGAACTCCACCCAACTAAGTGGCAGCAAATTCGAGAACTTCAGCATGACGGGGTTCATGCAGCTGCCTGGTATTCTGATGGCCACCACACTGATGAACTGGATTGGAAGACGTTGGGCGCTCAGCTCCTGCCAATTCACTTGTGCAGCCCTGCTCCTGGCAGTGGCTGCTACGGACGAAG TGTACCCTCTGGCCTCTTCGATTCTTTATTTCCTGGCAAAAATGACGTCCACGGGAAGCTTCATGATCCTGTACTTCTTCACTTCTGAGATCTTTCCCACGAACTGCAGGAACAGCATGCTCTCGTTTTGTTCCAGTGTGGGTCGCTTTGGCTCTATGCTGGCCCCCCAAACCACTCTTCTG ATCGTTCACTACCAGTATGCTCCCCACTTACTTTTTGCCCTATTCGGATTTACTTGTTCGGGGATGTCCTTGTTTTTCCCGGAGACAACCAACAAGGTACTGCCCACCACGCTGGCCGAAGCACGTGCCCTGGACAAGAGTATACCTAGGGGAAAAGTTTCGAAAAGTGCTGCCTAA
- the LOC108068446 gene encoding uncharacterized protein — MVKILQAYNFARQQTYALNGDILAASLVGNNRIAISSAEQFIEIYDIAGKPAQSEDAPDEVQSNEVAGEASTAGGDEKTPSRSTLATVGEVVQLIYCEAGKYLLTLEKEQAGSPVHSSSTISCTSSSNSNTVCSEDDTKMFVRIYANFWKFPDSRLNELPITIRIASMTTPKTPLVESIDVIELPLRSPPELVQCCQTSGNIIVSSRDRIYLYEYTQCVHENTQPRFAFIDFLPFKFFVQLNFVPVRLCLAENVIACLSHRYCVAFKVVDALASRASGGQDVSCLDNDYGAVDEPLSESLSLGSKASASGVGGGVVSSSHSQQSCESDSLQSTSSGKPQVVMNGALPGRSPLDFNVAKLVNNAYGREFEPELRSQWDESDFGAGKGQEDSQDITIGPQRAPDIKIKLVNEAKAMNVRGIAGGSHLDDASVQYDVRKLLQICMKTSENQPRVLDIFRCMDLKAIYQRSSQGADQEDDEYDMGNQQVPSAVTTFKHVNRRTLKSSQHQRCMGHALLVASSVDGFLYQFSAQGKWYSENEKPVASYSFTAPIIQVHINDYVVYAVTSESVETHTSRIGHKLFHNRFEYPSIGGLFPEESSPDVSSPIAVVGLAAFMHVQFVCVNREQLVLITNAALEQHKRRSMGEVPGGQVVAVKRNIAARLLAEAKAKHSSLLRSSSAAQSSTVANEWTLYNLEVPRVECIIEDLEGIADSYRSASSCNFYDLMEEAHVMLRLSLTLQGERLGAERELMLRKMFVANCRKLADFSIRSNKQEVYLQATGFYRMCQLHLVDIFNNYIDNFMDSDETVESSELAGLIYAVKLFLLGLGTDRLKSAFLNQTVRPYFTPARVIQQGYKQVPLSLEFLNMFIKHAPVEIPQIMLISPVVADSMSGELINYLKYLNKLSPDENLLLAVTACRMSNYLLAQEIISKSTRRNLATALIRHKNVLFDDSTVIYQRRHQQQAECQASSSRAKKSRRIGGKSKPAAVSTPTPSAIVSFSDFCETILLANEQPALIEAISDAFIHALCIEHSLTLDVILQLFLNYIASHIGQKGYQTSQKVFVNILQVYFYDIYDVSSSLQPHEIRSQTPPQLDDDYDEECSSSRAPSLHSEADAQSLSSSCASSAHEERSASLSISGRQQRIVYDQLQEQQSSPFQKRNSNASLSQPQADDDLAATNLKGLKILFRMYMGRLKALSDLITDLQSADVEQQASREEFMNLRMECISYMVGMAPNYCPKPVVKNPNDPLAGKLIYVPFIPDYKLPDEEEYDRHIKSYIRPIPCLLDRPQYLNRLPPFERSDFSYPNKDDGEFEVRFLSWHNELLTLTLKIQSLLASTKVDREVISEFLGFIQKAPHLMGIDSFLVIVLPKNLAINYMLSFCPAFLWQYGKSCGFTPKHWESLLRKILSKQETLPNWKEHISEILNNLVAELSFEELLQCFPSEVIQNRNTAQYFAKEFAETCVLYEHDELVFKTPNRKEGHRDHMPMDNIDEDNVFELTLRKAVAKQRSIALRSMIESTGTQLFDATSNPMYNL; from the exons ATGGTGAAGATCCTGCAGGCCTACAACTTTGCCAGGCAACAGACCTACGCCCTGAACGGCGACATCCTGGCGGCCAGTCTCGTGGGAAACAACCGGATAGCCATCAGCAGTGCGGAGCAGTTCATCGAGATCTACGACATAGCGGGCAAGCCAGCCCAGTCGGAGGACGCACCGGATGAGGTCCAATCCAACGAGGTGGCCGGAGAAGCTTCCACCGCCGGGGGCGATGAGAAGACGCCCAGCAGGAGCACGCTGGCCACGGTGGGCGAGGTGGTCCAACTGATATACTGCGAAGCTG GCAAATACCTGCTCACGCTGGAGAAGGAGCAGGCTGGCAGTCCGGTGCACTCCTCCTCCACCATCAGCTGCACCtcgagcagcaacagcaacacggTCTGCTCCGAGGACGACACCAAAATGTTCGTACGCATTTACGCCAACTTCTGGAAGTTCCCGGACAGCCGGCTGAACGAGCTGCCCATCACCATCCGCATAGCCTCGATGACCACGCCCAAAACGCCGCTGGTGGAGAGCATCGATGTGATTGAGCTGCCGTTGCGCAGTCCGCCGGAGCTGGTGCAGTGCTGCCAGACGTCGGGCAACATCATCGTGAGCAGCCGCGACAGGATCTACCTGTACGAATACACGCAGTGCGTGCACGAGAACACCCAGCCCCGGTTCGCCTTCATTGACTTCCTGCCCTTCAAGTTCTTCGTGCAGCTCAATTTCGTCCCCGTGCGTCTGTGCCTGGCGGAGAACGTGATCGCCTGCCTGAGTCACCGCTACTGCGTGGCCTTCAAGGTGGTGGATGCACTCGCGAGCCGAGCAAGCGGAGGGCAGGATGTGAGTTGTCTGGACAACGACTACGGTGCCGTGGACGAGCCGCTCTCGGAATCCCTGAGCCTGGGCAGCAAGGCCAGTGCCAGTGGCGTTGGCGGGGGCGTGGTCAGCTCCAGCCACAGCCAGCAGAGCTGCGAGAGCGACTCCCTGCAGTCGACGAGCAGTGGAAAACCGCAGGTGGTCATGAACGGCGCCTTGCCGGGGCGGTCACCGTTGGACTTCAACGTGGCCAAGCTGGTAAACAATGCCTATGGCCGGGAATTCGAGCCAGAGCTGCGCTCCCAGTGGGACGAGAGTGACTTCGGAGCGGGAAAAGGCCAGGAGGATAGTCAGGATATCACGATAGGCCCTCAGCGAGCCCCGGACATTAAGATCAAGCTGGTCAACGAGGCCAAGGCCATGAACGTGCGGGGCATCGCGGGGGGCAGCCATCTGGATGATGCATCGGTGCAGTATGATGTGCGAAAGCTGCTGCAGATCTGCATGAAGACCTCGGAGAACCAGCCGCGTGTTTTGGACATTTTTCGCTGCATGGACCTAAAGGCCATCTATCAACGGAGCAGCCAGGGAGCGGACCAGGAGGACGACGAGTACGACATGGGCAACCAACAGGTGCCCAGTGCGGTGACCACCTTCAAGCACGTCAACCGCCGGACGCTCAAGTCGTCGCAGCATCAGAGGTGCATGGGGCACGCTCTCCTGGTGGCCAGCAGTGTGGACGGCTTCCTGTACCAGTTCTCCGCCCAAGGAAAATGGTACAGCGAAAACGAGAAGCCAGTGGCCAGTTACAGCTTCACGGCTCCCATCATTCAGGTCCACATAAATGACTACGTGGTCTATGCGGTGACCTCTGAGTCTGTGGAGACGCACACCTCGCGCATTGGCCACAAGCTCTTTCACAATCGCTTCGAGTATCCCTCGATTGGCGGCCTTTTTCCGGAAGAATCCTCCCCTGATGTGAGTTCGCCCATCGCCGTCGTAGGTCTGGCCGCCTTCATGCACGTTCagtttgtgtgtgtgaacCGGGAGCAGCTGGTGCTCATCACGAATGCAGCTCTGGAGCAGCACAAGCGGCGGAGCATGGGCGAGGTGCCCGGTGGCCAAGTGGTGGCTGTCAAAAGAAACATCGCCGCCCGCCTGTTGGCCGAGGCGAAGGCCAAGCACAGCAGTCTGCTGAGGAGCAGCAGTGCAGCCCAATCGTCGACGGTGGCCAACGAGTGGACGCTGTACAACCTGGAGGTGCCGCGGGTGGAGTGCATCATCGAGGATCTTGAGGGCATTGCGGACTCATACCGCAGTGCGAGTAGCTGCAACTTCTACGATCTCATGGAGGAGGCGCATGTCATGCTGCGACTGAGTCTCACGCTGCAGGGCGAACGCTTGGGTGCGGAGCGGGAGCTAATGCTTCGGAAAATGTTTGTGGCCAACTGCAGAAAACTGGCGGATTTCTCAATACG GTCGAACAAGCAGGAAGTCTATCTTCAGGCTACAGGATTCTACAGAATGTGCCAGCTTCATCTGGTAGACATTTTTAACAACTACATAGATAACTTTATGGACAGCGATGAGACCGTGGAGAGCAGTGAACTTGCGGGACTGATATACGCGGTTAAGCTGTTCCTGCTCGGTCTGGGGACAGATCGCTTGAAGTCGGCATTCCTGAACCAGACTGTTCGTCCGTACTTTACGCCAGCCCGGGTCATCCAACAGGGCTACAAACAGGTGCCACTATCGCTCGAGTTCCTCAACATGTTCATTAAACATGCACCTGTGGAGATTCCGCAGATAATGCTGATCTCACCGGTTGTGGCCGATTCCATGAGTGGGGAGCTGATTAACTATCTAAAGTATTTGAACAAGCT TTCCCCCGATGAAAATCTGCTGCTGGCTGTAACCGCCTGCCGAATGTCCAACTATTTGCTGGCCCAGGAGATAATTTCCAAGTCTACTAGGCGCAACCTCGCCACTGCCTTGATACGGCACAAGAATGTTCTGTTCGATGACAGTACTGTGATCTATCAGCGACGCCATCAGCAGCAGGCGGAGTGCCAGGCATCAAGCTCGCGAGCCAAGAAATCCCGACGAATCGGTGGAAAGAGTAAGCCCGCAGCGGTCAGTACACCAACCCCGAGCGCCATCGTGTCCTTCTCCGACTTTTGCGAGACGATTCTGCTGGCCAACGAGCAGCCAGCTTTGATCGAAGCGATCAGCGATGCCTTCATCCATGCGCTCTGCATCGAGCATAGTTTGACGCTGGACGTCATTCTGCAGTTGTTCCTCAACTACATCGCCTCGCACATTGGGCAGAAGGGATACCAGACCTCGCAGAAGGTGTTTGTGAACATTCTGCAGGTGTACTTCTACGACATCTACGACGTTAGCTCGTCCCTGCAGCCCCACGAGATTCGCTCGCAAACGCCGCCACAGCTGGACGACGACTACGACGAGGAGTGCAGCAGTTCGCGGGCTCCCTCGCTGCACAGCGAGGCGGATGCCCAGTCATTGTCCAGCTCCTGCGCCAGTTCAGCACACGAGGAGCGCTCGGCGAGCCTCTCGATCAGCGGCAGACAGCAGCGAATCGTCTACGACCAGCTGCAGGAGCAACAGTCTTCGCCCTTTCAGAAGCGAAATTCAAATGCCTCGCTCTCACAGCCCCAGGCGGATGACGATTTGGCTGCTACTAATCTCAAGGGTCTCAAGATCCTGTTTCGTATGTACATGGGCCGGCTGAAGGCCCTCAGTGATCTCATTACGGACCTGCAGTCAGCGGACGTGGAGCAACAGGCGAGCCGCGAAGAGTTCATGAACCTGCGTATGGAGTGCATTTCCTACATGGTGGGAATGGCGCCGAATTACTGCCCCAAGCCGGTCGTAAAGAATCCCAATGATCCGCTGGCAGGGAAGCTGATTTATGTACCCTTCATTCCCGACTACAAGCTGCCCGATGAAGAGGAGTATGATCGCCACATCAAAAGCTACATTCGACCGATTCCCTGCCTGCTGGACCGACCTCAGTATCTAAATCGCCTTCCGCCCTTTGAGCGCAGCGACTTCAGCTATCCGAACAAGGACGACGGCGAGTTCGAGGTGCGCTTCCTCAGCTGGCATAATGAGTTGTTGACTCTCACCTTGAAGATTCAGAGTCTGTTAGCATCCACAAAGGTGGATCGCGAGGTTATCTCCGAGTTTCTAGGCTTCATACAGAAGGCACCGCATTTAATGGGCATCGACAGTTTCCTGGTGATCGTGTTGCCCAAGAACTTGGCCATAAACTACATGCTTAGTTTCTGTCCCGCATTTTTGTGGCAGTATGGAAAG TCCTGCGGTTTCACGCCCAAGCACTGGGAGAGCCTATTGCGTAAGATTCTCAGCAAGCAGGAAACGCTGCCCAACTGGAAGGAACATATTTCTG AGATACTAAACAACCTGGTGGCCGAACTGAGCTTTGAAGAGCTGCTGCAGTGCTTTCCCAGCGAGGTGATTCAAAACCGGAACACTGCGCAGTACTTCGCCAAGGAATTTGCAGAGACATGTGTCCTTTATGAGCACGATGAGCTCGTGTTTAAAACTCCAAACCGAAAAGAGGGACACAGGGATCACATGCCTATGGACAACATAGACGAAGACAACGTGTTCGAGCTAACGCTTCGCAAGGCGGTGGCCAAACAGCGGAGCATTGCCCTGAGGTCCATGATTGAGTCCACGGGAACCCAGCTGTTCGACGCTACCAGCAATCCCATGTACAACCTGTAG
- the LOC108068354 gene encoding fibrinogen-like protein 1 produces MKPENLSNFSQKPRGSVEDSTTENNSLSSDSDIEDISCASGDQRRIVQGLRKTIRKNNTKINDLVAKLTIAEIHLANEKEKSNYKDDLITLTKETKDLSVKQLQSKILELENELALSKCPALIKEKEKINEYENNLSEKDKQIEKLEYELTESKAKIVKLESTIHEKDEELVEWIRKTQKCDAELESKIKSYEANISEMNKKLSKFNIGAESCQNSDKSFIFLNGTKIPSIRMVSFPDLEPFPAVFEEIASAGSWMVIQRRIDGSVSFNPKQNSYKDGFGDLGTEFWLGLEKLHKLTMSRRYELYVELVDFDDARAFARYDHFVVGRSEENYKLISLGDYSGNAGDALRSHINCAFADDWWWRSSEYECFLNGTYNGFKVKVDWDGVWWGRWNMRNGYSLKSCKMLIRPRDEKSIEVNLGPKHPET; encoded by the exons ATGAAACCTGAGAACTTGAGCAATTTTTCGCAGAAACCTCGAGGATCAGTGGAAGACTCAACCACTGAAAACAATTCG CTCAGCAGCGATTCGGATATTGAAGATATCAGCTGTGCAAGCGGCGATCAAAGGAGGATCGTACAAGGACTAAGGAAGACGATTAGGAAGAACAACACAAAGATAAATGATCTGGTTGCCAAGTTGACCATTGCCGAAATTCATTTGGCAAATGAAAAGGAAAAGTCCAATTACAAAGACGATTTAATCACGCTAACCAAGGAAACCAAAGACTTGAGCGTAAAACAattgcaaagtaaaattttggAGCTAGAAAATGAACTCGCTTTGAGCAAGTGTCCGgctttaattaaagaaaaagagaaGATTAATGAATATGAAAACAATCTAAGTGAGAAagacaagcaaatcgaaaagctAGAGTACGAACTCACCGAATCCAAAgccaaaattgttaaattggaATCTACAATTCATGAAAAGGATGAAGAGCTTGTCGAATGGATCAGGAAGACACAAAAATGTGATGCCGAGCTAGAATCCAAAATTAAAAGCTATGAAGCAAACATAAGTgaaatgaacaaaaaattgtctaagTTTAACATAGGTGCTGAAAGTTGCCAAAATTCGGATAAATCCTTTATATTTCTCAACGGCACTAAAATTCCATCGATTAGAATGGTATCGTTTCCTGATTTAGAGCCCTTCCCAGCGGTTTTTGAGGAAATTGCATCTGCCGGTTCCTGGATGGTCATACAACGGCGTATCGATGGAAGTGTCTCTTTTAATCCAAAACAGAACTCGTATAAAGATGGATTTGGCGATCTAGGAACCGAATTCTGGCTAGGTCTTGAAAAACTGCATAAGCTGACTATGAGCCGTAGATATGAGTTATATGTTGAACTAGTCGATTTTGACGATGCTAGAGCCTTTGCCAGATATGATCACTTTGTGGTTGGAAGAAGCGAAGAAAACTACAAGTTGATTTCTCTAGGTGACTACTCAGGAAATGCTGGCGATGCATTACGTAGCCATATTAATTGCGCATTTGCTGATGATTGGTGGTGGCGATCAAGCGAATATGAATG ttttttGAACGGAACATACAATggatttaaagttaaagttgACTGGGATGGTGTTTGGTGGGGTCGTTGGAATATGAGAAATGGTTATTCTCTTAAATCGTGTAAAATGCTAATTAGGCCAAGGGATGAAAAATCCATCGAGGTGAATCTTGGACCAAAACACCCAGAAACgtga